One window from the genome of Halomicrobium zhouii encodes:
- a CDS encoding O-acetylhomoserine aminocarboxypropyltransferase/cysteine synthase family protein — MSDPERGFETNALHVGQETPESHANARAPPIYQTTSYVFDDAEDAASQFALEKPGHIYSRLMNPTNNVLQERIAALEGGVGAVATSSGMAALNLATFLLADAGDNIVTASSLYGGTYTYFTHTAPRNGVEARFVDTLDYEAYEEAIDDDTAYVHFETIGNPSLVTPDIERLADIAHDHGVPLFVDNTFATPYLCNPLEHGADIVWNSTTKWIHGHGTTVGGVLVDGGSFPWGEHAEQFPEIAQENPAYHGVNFHETFGPAGLTYAAIARGLRDMGNQQAPFDAWQTIQGLETLPVRMERHSENAMAVAEFLEDHDDVSWVSYPGLESHETHDTASEYLDGGYGGMITFGLEAGYDAARTTVESTEVASLLANVGDAKTLIIHPASTTHQQLTDEEKQAAGVTDDLVRLSVGLESADDIVADLDQAIEQATS; from the coding sequence ATGAGCGACCCAGAGCGCGGTTTCGAGACGAACGCCTTGCACGTCGGCCAGGAGACGCCGGAGTCCCACGCGAACGCCCGTGCGCCGCCGATCTACCAGACCACCTCGTACGTCTTCGATGACGCCGAGGACGCCGCTTCGCAGTTCGCCCTGGAGAAGCCGGGCCACATCTACTCGCGGCTGATGAACCCGACGAACAACGTCCTCCAGGAGCGCATCGCCGCGCTAGAGGGCGGCGTCGGCGCCGTCGCGACGTCCTCGGGGATGGCCGCGCTCAACCTCGCGACGTTCCTGCTGGCCGACGCAGGAGACAACATCGTGACGGCGTCGTCGCTGTACGGCGGCACGTACACCTACTTCACCCACACCGCGCCCAGGAACGGCGTCGAGGCGCGCTTCGTCGACACGCTGGACTACGAGGCCTACGAGGAGGCCATCGACGACGACACCGCCTACGTTCACTTCGAGACCATCGGCAACCCGTCGCTCGTCACGCCGGACATCGAACGACTGGCCGACATCGCCCACGACCACGGCGTGCCGCTGTTCGTCGACAACACCTTCGCGACGCCCTATCTGTGCAACCCGCTCGAACACGGCGCGGACATCGTCTGGAACTCCACGACGAAGTGGATCCACGGCCACGGGACGACGGTGGGCGGCGTCCTCGTCGACGGCGGGAGCTTCCCCTGGGGCGAGCACGCCGAGCAGTTCCCCGAGATCGCCCAGGAGAACCCGGCCTACCACGGCGTCAACTTCCACGAGACGTTCGGCCCCGCGGGGCTCACCTACGCCGCCATCGCCCGCGGGCTGCGCGACATGGGGAACCAGCAGGCCCCCTTCGACGCCTGGCAGACCATCCAGGGCCTGGAGACGCTCCCGGTTCGGATGGAACGCCACTCCGAGAACGCGATGGCCGTCGCGGAGTTCCTCGAGGACCACGACGACGTCTCCTGGGTCAGCTACCCCGGGCTCGAATCCCACGAGACCCACGACACCGCCAGCGAGTACCTCGACGGCGGCTACGGCGGCATGATCACCTTCGGCCTGGAAGCGGGCTACGACGCCGCCCGGACGACGGTCGAGTCCACTGAAGTCGCCTCGCTGCTGGCGAACGTCGGCGACGCCAAGACGCTCATCATCCACCCCGCGTCGACGACGCACCAGCAACTCACCGACGAGGAGAAGCAGGCCGCCGGCGTCACCGACGACCTGGTGCGCCTCTCCGTCGGGCTGGAGTCGGCGGACGACATCGTCGCCGACCTCGACCAGGCCATCGAACAGGCGACGAGCTAA
- a CDS encoding DNA-directed DNA polymerase II small subunit — protein MPLETPARIVKQLARRGYNAEREAVTLLADEPDSDAALERALETLPDDALKLTTDHVRESIETEGRDGDGSEIPDGDRSTRDGHRPVDENPPTSTGDDDGSPADAGSGSPPETKGSGEGVAAATPTATAAADGAAEPISRNTDPSKRSITVENDMTGQSTGTGEYGDFVKVFRDRYEKLSKQLRGRVNHRPTDALESMGGGSDAAIVGMVSDVRSTASGHWLVELEDTNGTFPCLIMKDRKWADQVQELLFDEVIAVEGTLADDAGILFVDSMHFPDVPRTFKPSTADRHVQAALISDVHVGSQEFMEDAWHRFADWLHTEEAARIEYLLIAGDMVEGVGVYPDQDEELDVVDIFDQYRAFSEYLKEVPGDIEIRMIPGNHDAVRLAEPQPAFDEELRDIMTAHDAQVHSNPAMVTVEGVTILMYHGVSLDEVIAELPDDKASYDEPHKAMYQLLKKRHVAPQYGGHTRLAPEDRDYLVIEDVPDVFHTGHVHKLGWGKYHNVLALNSGCWQSQTDFQKSVNIDPDSGYAPILDLDTLDMTVRKFS, from the coding sequence GTGCCACTGGAGACGCCGGCGCGGATCGTGAAGCAACTCGCCCGCCGGGGCTACAACGCCGAGCGGGAAGCGGTGACGTTGCTGGCGGACGAGCCGGACTCCGACGCCGCGCTGGAACGCGCACTGGAAACGCTGCCCGACGACGCGCTGAAGCTCACGACGGATCACGTCCGGGAGTCGATCGAGACCGAGGGACGTGACGGGGATGGGTCGGAAATCCCCGATGGAGACCGCTCGACCCGAGACGGTCACCGTCCCGTCGACGAAAACCCCCCTACTTCGACTGGAGACGACGACGGATCACCGGCAGACGCCGGGAGTGGTTCTCCACCTGAAACGAAGGGGTCTGGAGAGGGGGTCGCGGCCGCGACTCCGACCGCGACTGCGGCCGCGGACGGGGCGGCCGAGCCAATCAGTCGGAACACGGACCCGTCGAAGCGGTCGATCACCGTCGAGAACGACATGACCGGCCAGTCGACCGGCACCGGGGAGTACGGCGACTTCGTCAAGGTGTTCCGGGACCGGTACGAGAAGCTCTCGAAGCAGTTGCGCGGCCGCGTCAACCACCGGCCGACGGACGCCCTGGAGTCGATGGGCGGGGGAAGCGACGCCGCCATCGTCGGGATGGTGTCGGACGTCCGCTCGACGGCCAGCGGCCACTGGCTGGTCGAACTCGAAGACACCAACGGCACCTTCCCGTGCCTGATCATGAAAGACCGGAAGTGGGCCGACCAGGTCCAGGAGTTGCTGTTCGACGAGGTCATCGCGGTCGAGGGAACGCTGGCCGACGACGCCGGCATCCTCTTCGTCGACTCGATGCACTTCCCCGACGTCCCCCGGACGTTCAAACCCTCGACGGCGGACCGGCACGTCCAGGCGGCGCTCATCTCCGACGTCCACGTCGGCAGCCAGGAGTTCATGGAGGACGCCTGGCACCGCTTCGCCGACTGGCTCCACACCGAGGAGGCCGCCCGCATCGAGTACCTCCTCATCGCCGGCGACATGGTCGAAGGCGTCGGCGTCTATCCCGACCAGGACGAGGAACTCGACGTCGTCGACATCTTCGACCAGTACCGGGCGTTCAGCGAGTACCTGAAGGAGGTCCCCGGCGACATCGAGATCCGCATGATCCCCGGCAACCACGACGCCGTCCGCCTCGCCGAGCCCCAGCCGGCCTTCGACGAGGAGCTCCGGGACATCATGACCGCTCACGACGCACAGGTCCACTCGAACCCCGCGATGGTCACCGTCGAGGGCGTCACCATCCTGATGTACCACGGCGTCTCGCTGGACGAGGTCATCGCCGAACTCCCCGACGACAAGGCCAGCTACGACGAGCCCCACAAGGCGATGTACCAGCTCCTCAAGAAGCGCCACGTCGCCCCGCAGTACGGGGGCCACACCCGCCTCGCGCCCGAGGACCGGGACTACCTCGTGATAGAGGACGTCCCCGACGTGTTCCACACCGGCCACGTCCACAAGCTGGGCTGGGGGAAGTACCACAACGTGCTCGCGCTCAACTCCGGGTGCTGGCAGTCCCAGACCGACTTCCAGAAGAGCGTGAACATCGACCCCGACTCGGGCTACGCGCCGATCCTAGACCTGGACACGCTGGACATGACGGTGCGGAAGTTCAGTTGA
- a CDS encoding S26 family signal peptidase, protein MSDSRGPNPPDRPEDPSWRVYLADLASSVLSVGLVVCFLFAISGVWPPMVAVESESMAPHMAVGDLVFVMDEARFPGDGAHGETGVVTARSGAETGYATFGGSGDVVVFAPDGNDDATPVIHRAMFWVADGENWYDEANPEFVGDADSCVELRNCPAPHAGFVTKGDNARTNPGYDQAQGMFAPVRPEWIVGTAEARLPWLGCLRLRASGPERRPDACELPVG, encoded by the coding sequence ATGAGCGACTCGCGCGGGCCGAACCCACCGGACCGGCCCGAAGACCCTTCCTGGAGGGTCTACCTGGCGGACCTGGCGAGCAGCGTCCTCTCCGTCGGGCTGGTCGTCTGCTTTCTTTTCGCGATCAGCGGCGTCTGGCCGCCGATGGTCGCCGTCGAGAGCGAGAGCATGGCACCGCACATGGCCGTCGGCGACCTCGTCTTCGTGATGGACGAGGCGAGGTTCCCGGGAGACGGCGCTCACGGCGAGACGGGCGTCGTCACCGCGAGGAGCGGGGCAGAGACGGGATACGCCACGTTCGGCGGCTCGGGCGACGTCGTCGTGTTCGCACCGGACGGGAACGACGACGCGACGCCGGTGATCCACCGGGCGATGTTCTGGGTGGCGGACGGCGAGAACTGGTACGACGAGGCGAATCCCGAATTCGTCGGCGACGCCGACAGCTGCGTGGAACTCCGCAACTGTCCGGCGCCCCACGCCGGCTTCGTCACCAAGGGCGACAACGCCCGGACGAACCCCGGCTACGACCAGGCCCAGGGAATGTTCGCACCCGTACGGCCCGAGTGGATCGTCGGGACCGCAGAGGCTCGGCTGCCGTGGCTCGGGTGTCTTCGATTGCGCGCGAGCGGGCCGGAGAGGCGACCCGACGCCTGCGAGCTGCCCGTCGGCTGA
- a CDS encoding S24/S26 family peptidase, with product MSEARGPNPPDQPDDPSWKAYATDLLSSVSAVVLVGLLLFAVSGVWPPLVAIESKSMSPNIHVGDLVFVMEEERFPGEVQQGETGVVTAHAAESAGYSKFQKPGDVIVYAPDGNNQTTPIIHRAMFWVEDGENWYDEADPEYVGAADSCDELNNCPANGSGFITKGDYNGQYDQVTNLSGPVKASWVIGTAEVRVPWLGCIRLSATGAATQPGACELL from the coding sequence ATGAGCGAGGCGCGCGGTCCGAACCCGCCGGACCAGCCCGACGATCCGTCCTGGAAAGCCTACGCAACCGACCTCCTGAGCAGTGTCTCCGCCGTCGTCCTCGTGGGGCTGTTGCTCTTCGCCGTCAGCGGCGTCTGGCCGCCGCTGGTCGCCATCGAGTCCAAGAGCATGAGCCCCAACATCCACGTCGGCGACCTCGTCTTCGTGATGGAGGAAGAGCGGTTCCCCGGCGAGGTCCAGCAGGGCGAGACGGGCGTCGTCACGGCCCACGCCGCGGAATCGGCCGGCTACTCGAAGTTCCAGAAGCCGGGTGACGTCATCGTCTACGCGCCGGACGGGAACAACCAGACCACGCCGATAATCCACCGGGCGATGTTCTGGGTGGAGGACGGCGAGAACTGGTACGACGAGGCGGATCCCGAGTACGTCGGCGCGGCCGACAGTTGCGACGAGCTCAACAACTGCCCGGCGAACGGATCTGGTTTCATCACCAAGGGCGACTACAACGGCCAGTACGACCAGGTGACGAACCTCTCGGGACCCGTCAAAGCCAGCTGGGTCATCGGCACCGCGGAGGTGCGAGTGCCGTGGCTCGGCTGTATCCGACTGAGTGCGACCGGTGCCGCGACACAGCCCGGCGCCTGCGAACTGCTGTAA
- a CDS encoding Cdc6/Cdc18 family protein gives MTDTGDQSDPDDGDSDGPSNGPDGTEVDDADSASEDELTGASVGTDLDDVVLDELDADGDGESGEASRGLFDDLLSGEPIFENKEVLRPSYTPHKLPHREEQINKMATILVTALRGDSPSNILIYGKTGTGKTASAKFVSEELETTSQKYEVPCEVEYINCEVTDTQYRVLAQLANKFIEKNEAVIDDRVAELESLRERAREDDAELADSEFDGVEAVTEEIDDLESDREGFEEVPMTGWPTDRVYSSFFDAVDYHERVVVIMLDEIDKLVEKSGDDTLYNLSRMNSQLENSRVSIMGISNDLKFTDFLDPRVKSSLGEEEIVFPPYDANQLRDILDHRSDVSFKDDALSDDVIPLCAAFAAQEHGDARRALDLLRTAGELAERDQTDLVQEAHVRKAQEKIELDRVVEVVRTLPTQSKIVLFAIMLLEKNGVRNINTGEVYNIYKRLCEEIDADILTQRRVTDLISELDMLGIVNAVVVSKGRYGRTKEISLSVPLEETEAVLLSDSRLGDIDDAEPFVQARFDN, from the coding sequence ATGACAGATACGGGCGACCAATCGGATCCGGACGATGGCGATAGCGACGGTCCATCGAACGGTCCGGACGGAACCGAAGTCGACGACGCGGACAGCGCCAGTGAAGACGAGCTGACCGGGGCGTCCGTCGGGACCGACCTCGACGACGTCGTCCTGGACGAACTCGACGCCGACGGCGACGGCGAGTCTGGTGAGGCCTCCCGGGGCCTGTTCGACGATCTCCTCTCGGGGGAACCGATCTTCGAGAACAAGGAAGTGTTGCGACCCTCCTACACGCCGCACAAGCTCCCCCACCGCGAGGAGCAGATCAACAAGATGGCGACCATCCTGGTCACCGCTCTCCGGGGAGATTCACCGTCGAACATCCTCATCTACGGGAAGACCGGCACCGGAAAGACGGCCAGTGCCAAGTTCGTCAGCGAAGAACTTGAGACGACCTCCCAGAAGTACGAGGTTCCCTGCGAGGTCGAGTACATCAACTGCGAGGTGACCGACACCCAGTACCGCGTCCTCGCACAGCTCGCGAACAAGTTCATCGAGAAGAACGAGGCGGTCATCGACGACCGCGTCGCGGAACTCGAATCGCTTCGCGAGCGCGCACGCGAAGACGATGCGGAACTGGCCGACTCCGAGTTCGACGGCGTCGAGGCCGTCACCGAGGAGATAGACGACCTCGAGTCAGACAGGGAGGGCTTCGAGGAGGTACCGATGACCGGGTGGCCCACCGACCGGGTGTACAGTTCGTTCTTCGACGCCGTCGACTACCACGAGCGCGTCGTCGTCATCATGCTCGACGAGATCGACAAGCTCGTCGAGAAGTCGGGCGACGACACGCTGTACAACCTCTCGCGGATGAACTCCCAGCTCGAGAACTCCCGGGTCTCGATCATGGGCATCTCGAACGACCTGAAGTTCACCGACTTCCTGGACCCCCGCGTCAAGTCCAGCCTCGGCGAGGAGGAGATCGTCTTCCCGCCCTACGACGCCAACCAGCTCCGGGACATCCTCGACCACCGGTCTGACGTCTCGTTCAAGGACGACGCGCTGTCGGACGACGTCATCCCGCTGTGTGCGGCCTTCGCCGCCCAGGAACACGGTGACGCCCGCCGCGCTCTCGACCTGCTCCGGACCGCCGGCGAACTCGCCGAGCGCGACCAGACGGACCTCGTCCAGGAGGCCCACGTTCGCAAGGCCCAGGAGAAGATCGAACTCGACCGGGTCGTCGAGGTCGTCCGGACCCTCCCGACGCAGTCGAAGATCGTCCTCTTCGCGATCATGCTGCTGGAGAAGAACGGCGTCCGCAACATCAACACGGGCGAGGTGTACAACATCTACAAACGGCTCTGCGAGGAGATCGACGCCGACATCCTCACACAGCGCCGGGTCACCGACCTCATCTCCGAACTCGACATGCTCGGTATCGTCAACGCCGTCGTCGTCTCGAAGGGCCGGTACGGCCGGACCAAGGAGATCAGCCTCTCGGTTCCACTCGAAGAGACGGAGGCCGTGTTGCTCTCTGACTCCAGGCTCGGTGACATCGACGACGCCGAACCGTTCGTCCAGGCCCGCTTCGACAACTGA
- a CDS encoding GTP-binding protein translates to MGLLTNLRDSISRAASSLFSEEDPKRIGIYGPPNAGKTTLANRIARDWTGDAVGPESHVPHETRRARRKEDVEIERDGKTVTIDIVDTPGVTTKVDYEEFLDHDMEKDDAVRRSREATEGVAEAMHWLREDVDGVIYVLDSSTDPFTQVNTMLIGIIESQDLPVLILANKTDLEDSSVQRISNAFPQHETIPLSALEGDNMDEVYDKIAEYFGG, encoded by the coding sequence ATGGGACTGCTAACAAACCTCAGAGACAGTATATCACGGGCTGCATCGAGCCTGTTCTCGGAAGAGGACCCCAAGCGGATCGGCATCTACGGCCCGCCGAACGCTGGGAAAACGACCCTGGCCAATCGCATCGCTCGCGACTGGACCGGCGACGCCGTCGGTCCGGAGAGCCACGTTCCCCACGAGACCCGGCGCGCCCGCCGGAAGGAGGACGTGGAGATCGAGCGTGACGGCAAGACCGTCACCATCGACATCGTCGACACGCCCGGCGTGACGACGAAGGTCGACTACGAGGAGTTCCTCGACCACGACATGGAGAAGGACGACGCCGTGCGTCGCTCCCGCGAGGCCACCGAGGGCGTCGCCGAAGCGATGCACTGGCTCCGCGAGGACGTCGACGGCGTCATCTACGTCCTCGACTCCTCGACGGATCCGTTCACGCAGGTGAACACGATGCTCATCGGTATCATCGAGAGCCAGGACCTCCCGGTCCTGATTCTCGCGAACAAGACGGATCTCGAGGACTCCAGCGTCCAGCGCATCTCGAACGCGTTCCCCCAGCACGAGACGATCCCGCTCTCGGCGCTGGAGGGCGACAACATGGACGAGGTCTACGACAAGATCGCGGAGTACTTCGGAGGATAG
- a CDS encoding DUF2073 domain-containing protein, with protein sequence MAEMKSKEGVQIDLISGERMDGLTSMEKIRMILDGVRDGNIVVLEEGLSPDEESRLIEVTMTEISPDEFNGIEIETYPKSSSSKSGIFERLMGNDESTKKLTVIGPANQIETLHKDETLISALVSRK encoded by the coding sequence ATGGCAGAAATGAAATCAAAAGAGGGCGTCCAGATCGACCTCATCAGCGGTGAACGTATGGACGGACTGACGTCCATGGAGAAGATACGGATGATCCTCGACGGCGTCCGCGACGGCAACATCGTCGTCCTCGAGGAGGGACTCTCGCCCGACGAGGAGTCCCGGCTCATCGAGGTGACGATGACGGAGATCAGCCCCGACGAGTTCAACGGCATCGAGATCGAGACCTACCCCAAGTCCAGCTCCTCGAAGAGCGGCATCTTCGAGCGGCTGATGGGGAACGACGAGTCCACCAAGAAGCTCACCGTCATCGGCCCGGCCAACCAGATCGAGACGTTGCACAAGGACGAAACCCTCATCAGCGCGCTCGTCTCCCGGAAATAA
- a CDS encoding OapC/ArvC family zinc-ribbon domain-containing protein, whose product MPHQCTDCSRVFDDGSKEMLSGCPNCGGNKFQFKPAGSDASVDTTAEPPEPADPPDPAGSSSVARTVGKTAATVRDLMSGSDDEEPSVGAPDTDPIGGNDGVPTTQEDTAQASARSDIVSPDELPSGTTGDTEHRFRPVRTDDESDDGATASTTTERESAAEASVPAGQAGQAATTSSPSAAEEPADDQSAESRDRPDLEELRAELNDQFESIKVLSPGQYELNLMELYDREEYIVALQEDGRYSIQVPENFRD is encoded by the coding sequence ATGCCACACCAGTGTACGGACTGTTCGCGCGTGTTCGACGACGGGTCCAAGGAGATGCTCTCGGGCTGTCCGAACTGCGGCGGCAACAAGTTCCAGTTCAAACCCGCGGGATCGGACGCGTCCGTCGACACGACCGCTGAACCACCGGAGCCCGCGGATCCACCGGACCCGGCGGGTTCCTCCTCCGTCGCCCGCACGGTCGGCAAGACCGCCGCCACCGTCCGCGACCTGATGAGCGGCTCCGACGACGAGGAACCGTCGGTCGGCGCGCCCGACACGGATCCGATTGGCGGGAACGACGGCGTCCCGACCACGCAGGAGGACACCGCCCAGGCCAGCGCCCGGAGCGACATCGTCTCACCCGACGAACTCCCCTCCGGAACCACCGGCGACACGGAACACCGGTTCCGGCCCGTTCGGACCGACGACGAATCCGACGATGGCGCCACGGCGTCGACGACCACCGAGCGCGAATCCGCGGCCGAGGCGTCGGTGCCCGCCGGCCAGGCAGGCCAGGCCGCCACCACTTCCAGTCCGTCGGCAGCCGAGGAACCAGCCGACGACCAGTCGGCAGAATCCCGCGACCGTCCGGACCTCGAAGAGCTACGGGCCGAACTGAACGACCAGTTCGAGAGCATCAAGGTGCTCAGCCCCGGCCAGTACGAGCTCAACCTGATGGAGCTGTACGACCGCGAGGAGTACATCGTCGCGCTCCAGGAAGACGGCCGGTACTCCATCCAGGTCCCCGAGAACTTCCGGGACTGA